The proteins below are encoded in one region of Limnohabitans sp. 63ED37-2:
- a CDS encoding AAA family ATPase, translated as MPIDKLIIANFKGIADRQEFEIRPITIFCGPNSSGKSSCIHALAAMAQTVKLSASQVPVVLDDEYAQVHLGRFKDVVHSQSITDAFSLGIGLNKPSYMFTRTKEETETEPSLQIEIEFKAKSAAQEIYINSASMQLGKAHYTFAKKQGSKTELTVTRNGEKLPFSAASNGRLGLRTQIAFENNKDPSKDALDAYIMSESVSQSLNRELRRTLYLGPFRQGPLRRYPTRGSQPTEVGAAGEAAVPMLANEFSKSKTKHPNLKGGFKYELQHGLTRRETPRGVS; from the coding sequence ATGCCTATTGACAAACTCATCATTGCAAACTTTAAGGGAATAGCCGATCGCCAAGAGTTTGAGATCCGGCCGATTACGATCTTCTGCGGGCCCAACTCTTCAGGAAAGAGCAGTTGTATTCACGCTCTTGCCGCTATGGCGCAGACAGTGAAACTATCTGCATCGCAAGTTCCAGTTGTTCTTGATGACGAGTATGCGCAAGTGCACTTGGGAAGATTCAAGGATGTAGTCCATTCTCAATCAATTACTGATGCTTTCAGCCTTGGAATCGGGCTCAACAAACCTTCTTATATGTTCACTCGTACTAAAGAAGAGACAGAAACTGAACCTTCGCTACAAATTGAAATCGAATTTAAGGCGAAGTCTGCAGCGCAAGAGATATACATTAACTCGGCATCCATGCAGCTGGGTAAAGCTCATTACACATTTGCTAAAAAGCAAGGAAGCAAAACCGAACTTACAGTTACTCGAAACGGAGAAAAACTCCCGTTTTCGGCGGCGTCAAACGGCCGACTTGGACTTCGCACACAGATTGCTTTCGAAAACAATAAAGACCCATCAAAGGATGCGCTTGATGCTTACATCATGAGTGAAAGCGTGAGCCAAAGCTTGAACCGAGAGTTGCGGAGGACGCTGTATTTGGGGCCTTTCCGGCAAGGCCCACTCAGAAGATATCCCACCCGCGGTTCACAACCGACGGAGGTTGGCGCAGCAGGTGAAGCAGCGGTTCCAATGCTCGCCAACGAATTTTCTAAATCAAAGACAAAACATCCAAATTTGAAGGGCGGATTCAAGTACGAACTGCAACACGGTTTAACGAGGCGTGAAACACCTCGTGGGGTGTCTTGA
- the mltA gene encoding murein transglycosylase A, translating to MVHQTITMKIHKASKASSKIRPMQKPRFLTRRPLRVGFLMAAIVGMLAACSVAPVVQTPPTSSPSPMPLPVPSMEDTRPLPPALVREQSRWVPVRWAELPGVDTDAVNEAWPAWLQSCQRPTPDWRALCPEIAQLANASANEQRRWMRDKLQPYRIEALDQRGEGLLTGLLTGYYEPALTGSRRAQGAFQVPLYAPPAQLGQRKPWFSRQEMETLPAARAALRGKELLYLADPVDAMVLHIQGSGLVNVTEPDGRQRWVRMAYAATNDQPYKSIGRWLLDRKLITDASWPGIKAWIDRNPSRVNELLWQNPRVVFFREEALPVGTTPPGPKGAQGVPLTAERSIAVDRRSIPYGTPVWMKSTGPQTNLDRLVLAQDTGTAIVGAVRADYYAGSGPVAGELAGRLKQPLQLWALWPR from the coding sequence ATGGTCCACCAGACAATCACAATGAAGATACACAAGGCCAGCAAAGCTTCCAGCAAAATCAGACCCATGCAAAAACCCCGTTTCTTGACCCGCCGCCCGTTGCGGGTCGGCTTCTTGATGGCCGCGATTGTAGGCATGCTGGCCGCTTGCTCGGTCGCCCCCGTGGTGCAAACCCCGCCCACCTCAAGCCCATCGCCCATGCCCCTGCCCGTGCCCAGCATGGAAGACACCCGCCCCCTGCCGCCCGCCCTGGTGCGCGAGCAAAGCCGCTGGGTGCCCGTTCGTTGGGCTGAACTGCCCGGCGTGGACACCGACGCCGTCAACGAAGCCTGGCCTGCCTGGCTACAAAGCTGCCAACGCCCGACCCCCGACTGGCGGGCGCTGTGCCCCGAGATCGCCCAACTGGCCAACGCCAGCGCCAACGAACAGCGCCGCTGGATGCGCGACAAACTCCAGCCCTACCGCATCGAAGCACTGGACCAACGCGGCGAAGGCCTACTGACCGGTTTGCTCACCGGTTATTACGAACCGGCCTTAACGGGCTCGCGCCGGGCACAAGGCGCATTCCAGGTGCCGCTGTACGCGCCGCCCGCCCAGCTGGGTCAGCGCAAACCTTGGTTTAGCCGACAAGAAATGGAAACCCTGCCCGCCGCCCGCGCCGCCCTGCGCGGTAAAGAGCTGCTGTATTTGGCCGACCCGGTGGACGCCATGGTGCTGCACATCCAAGGCTCAGGCCTGGTGAATGTGACCGAGCCCGACGGCCGCCAGCGCTGGGTGCGCATGGCCTACGCCGCCACCAACGACCAGCCCTACAAAAGCATTGGCCGCTGGCTGCTGGACCGCAAACTCATCACCGACGCGAGCTGGCCCGGCATCAAGGCGTGGATCGACCGTAACCCCTCGCGGGTGAACGAGCTGCTGTGGCAAAACCCGCGTGTGGTGTTTTTCCGCGAAGAAGCCTTGCCTGTGGGCACAACACCGCCCGGCCCCAAAGGCGCACAAGGCGTGCCGCTCACAGCCGAGCGGTCCATCGCAGTAGACCGCCGCAGCATCCCCTACGGCACCCCGGTGTGGATGAAGTCCACCGGGCCACAAACCAATTTGGACCGCTTGGTGTTGGCACAAGACACCGGTACCGCCATCGTGGGCGCGGTGCGGGCCGACTACTACGCGGGCTCTGGGCCGGTCGCGGGCGAGCTGGCTGGACGCCTGAAGCAGCCCCTGCAACTGTGGGCCCTGTGGCCTCGCTGA
- a CDS encoding YkgJ family cysteine cluster protein has translation MTLTCRPGCAACCTAPSISSPIPGMPQGKPAGVPCVQLDDQLRCKIFGQPERPAVCGHLQASVEMCGPVEDGGVHARAWLMRLEELTRPD, from the coding sequence ATGACTTTGACCTGCCGTCCTGGCTGCGCCGCTTGCTGCACCGCACCCTCCATCTCCTCGCCCATTCCCGGCATGCCCCAAGGCAAACCCGCGGGCGTGCCTTGCGTGCAACTTGACGACCAACTGCGCTGCAAAATTTTTGGGCAACCTGAACGGCCTGCGGTGTGCGGGCATCTACAAGCTTCGGTGGAGATGTGTGGGCCTGTAGAAGATGGCGGGGTGCACGCCCGGGCTTGGCTGATGCGGCTGGAGGAGTTGACGCGACCGGATTGA
- a CDS encoding C40 family peptidase yields the protein MNTTGQPNLRRSCLLSGLGAALLLAGCSSPPAKHPAPPSGVPANPAASRRGPPDPYNSVRNDVAMVALSLLDTPYAWGGRGPATGFDCSGLVAHVMREGGGLRVKGSAADLGRLSRPIDRADLQPGDLVFFNTLGARHSHVGVYVGDGRFVHASNPRTGVRIDALSSTYYAQRFEGAHTLLD from the coding sequence ATGAACACAACCGGGCAGCCCAACCTGCGCCGCAGCTGCTTGCTCAGCGGTCTGGGCGCCGCCCTCTTGCTGGCAGGCTGCTCATCGCCCCCGGCCAAACACCCTGCGCCCCCAAGTGGTGTGCCCGCCAACCCTGCAGCATCGCGCAGGGGGCCACCGGACCCCTACAACAGCGTGCGCAACGATGTGGCCATGGTCGCGCTGTCTTTGCTCGACACGCCCTATGCCTGGGGCGGCCGTGGCCCGGCCACGGGCTTTGACTGCTCTGGCCTGGTAGCCCATGTGATGCGCGAAGGGGGCGGCTTGCGGGTCAAAGGCTCTGCGGCCGACCTGGGCCGCCTGTCCCGCCCCATCGACCGGGCCGACTTGCAACCGGGCGATTTGGTGTTTTTCAACACGCTGGGCGCACGCCACTCGCATGTGGGTGTGTACGTGGGCGACGGCCGCTTTGTGCACGCCAGCAACCCGCGCACCGGGGTGCGCATCGATGCACTCAGCAGCACCTATTACGCGCAGCGCTTTGAAGGCGCACACACCCTGCTGGACTGA
- a CDS encoding AAA family ATPase, with amino-acid sequence MKLGKKVEVIPVAKTDLFDLSVTLEDGAKLSIPDLGYGVSQVLPVLVQCSFAPKGATLLFEQPELHLHEGAARQLASIFVDVVRDKSVHILAETHSPHLFVEIIRQVKAGKIKPTEVILYDVSRKNGKSDFRKVDIEMFEDGYCEVDHPWARGLE; translated from the coding sequence ATGAAACTGGGTAAAAAGGTAGAAGTCATTCCAGTAGCAAAGACCGACCTCTTCGATCTCTCAGTCACGCTAGAAGACGGCGCTAAATTATCAATTCCTGATCTTGGCTATGGTGTATCCCAAGTCTTACCTGTATTAGTTCAGTGTAGTTTTGCGCCAAAGGGTGCAACACTACTTTTCGAACAACCAGAGCTTCATCTGCACGAAGGAGCGGCAAGACAGCTTGCATCAATATTTGTAGATGTTGTTCGCGACAAATCAGTACATATACTCGCTGAGACCCATTCACCACACCTGTTCGTCGAAATTATTCGCCAAGTTAAAGCCGGCAAAATCAAGCCTACAGAGGTAATTCTCTACGATGTTTCACGTAAAAATGGAAAAAGCGATTTTCGTAAGGTTGATATTGAAATGTTCGAAGATGGCTATTGTGAGGTGGACCATCCTTGGGCCAGAGGACTTGAATAG
- a CDS encoding alkene reductase translates to MRSLFEPCQVGSIALASRIVMAPLTRNRAPGSLANARMATYYRQRANPATGAGLIVTEATAISHQGQGYADVPGIWSAEQVASWKQVTDAVHAEGGKIVMQLWHVGRVSHTSLQPGGAAPVAPSALTAATKTVLLVDGQPKFEPVSAPRALDAAELPGIVQDYRRAAANAIAAGFDGVEVHAANGYLIDQFLRSSSNHRTDAYGGSIENHARFLQEVIQAIVAEIGGARTGIRISPVTPANGVIDEQPQPLFEHVARLLAPMDLAFVHVIEGSTGAARDHQQGDKPFDYAALRQAYTQAGGRAAWMLNNGYDLSLADQSLASGADLIAFGRPFIANPDLGARLRQGGPFNTPDRATFYGGGDAGYTDYPFLPKA, encoded by the coding sequence ATGCGCTCTTTGTTTGAACCCTGCCAGGTCGGCAGCATCGCTTTGGCCTCTCGCATCGTGATGGCCCCGCTCACACGCAACCGCGCACCCGGCTCGCTGGCCAACGCCCGCATGGCCACCTATTACCGCCAACGCGCCAACCCGGCCACGGGGGCGGGCCTGATCGTCACCGAAGCCACAGCCATCAGCCACCAGGGCCAAGGCTACGCCGATGTGCCCGGCATCTGGAGCGCTGAACAAGTCGCTTCGTGGAAGCAAGTCACCGACGCGGTGCACGCCGAGGGCGGCAAGATCGTGATGCAGCTGTGGCATGTGGGCCGCGTGTCGCACACAAGCTTGCAGCCCGGTGGCGCAGCGCCAGTGGCGCCTTCGGCACTGACGGCTGCGACGAAAACAGTGCTGCTGGTCGACGGCCAGCCCAAGTTTGAGCCCGTGTCCGCGCCGCGTGCGCTCGACGCGGCCGAGCTACCCGGCATCGTGCAAGACTACCGCCGCGCTGCGGCCAACGCGATTGCCGCCGGGTTTGATGGTGTGGAAGTACACGCGGCCAATGGTTATTTGATCGACCAGTTTTTGCGCAGCAGCAGCAACCACCGCACTGATGCGTATGGCGGCTCCATCGAGAACCACGCCCGCTTTTTGCAAGAAGTGATTCAAGCCATCGTGGCCGAAATTGGTGGCGCACGCACGGGCATCCGCATCTCGCCCGTGACACCCGCCAACGGCGTGATCGACGAACAGCCGCAGCCCTTGTTTGAGCATGTGGCGCGTTTGTTGGCCCCGATGGATTTGGCTTTTGTGCACGTGATCGAAGGCTCGACGGGCGCGGCACGCGACCACCAACAAGGCGACAAGCCCTTTGACTACGCCGCTTTGCGCCAGGCCTACACCCAAGCGGGTGGCCGCGCCGCATGGATGCTGAACAACGGCTACGACCTGAGCTTGGCCGATCAGTCTCTGGCCAGCGGTGCGGACCTGATCGCCTTCGGCCGCCCCTTCATTGCCAACCCCGATTTGGGTGCACGCCTGCGCCAAGGCGGCCCCTTCAACACGCCCGACCGCGCCACTTTTTACGGTGGTGGCGATGCGGGGTACACCGACTATCCGTTCTTGCCGAAGGCTTGA
- a CDS encoding sensor histidine kinase — translation MPGGRGRRSLWAALIALVMAVLVTLVWLAGRYEASQLQTELERDTANAVSDLRTQLSRHVQALQGLQSSLPSEAFWSLEAQALLRENRDMLRIEWRDTTLNLKQLADSTLRSPVFERVRRTETLSETQQACQRAQRSSGPNYSRSYYLPQTDGLGIEVMDMCLPNTQGGVLVGFTVVTYGLQELLGARLGEGFGRRNEISFTEPDGTRLAITGTQTRGLRVFTAQQLVDLPGNTLVLRMDGRRGEPDLFPNVLTALVTGMSIALVTVMVLLAKDSRRRLKAENDLAEALAFRKAMEDSLVTGLRARDLEGRITYVNPAFCQMVGLTAEQLTGKLAPMPYWPPEMVDEYKQRQAIRLAGNAPPREGFESVFMRADGTRFEVLIIEAPLISGQGQQTGWMGAVIDISEQRRIEELSRASQERLQATARLATVGEMASLLSHELNQPLAAIASYANGSLNLLKDPAAVPQTLDDVHMALRRIAEQAGRAGKVINSVHDFVRRRDQAREAVTPVALLDAIAPLVNLQARKLQVKVHTRIEPKLPPVLCDRTMVEQVLLNLARNGMQAMDQPGSTERVLVLQVRRAASNAEHGWVEFSVSDVGVGIGEDVAGQLFTPFFTTKAEGMGLGLSLCRTVVEQHGGHLSFEPLTPRGTVFRFTLPAVLLDKITA, via the coding sequence ATGCCCGGTGGGCGCGGCCGCCGCAGCCTGTGGGCTGCACTGATTGCGCTGGTCATGGCGGTGCTGGTGACCTTGGTCTGGCTGGCTGGGCGTTACGAAGCCAGCCAATTGCAAACCGAGTTGGAACGCGACACCGCCAACGCGGTCAGTGATTTACGCACCCAACTCTCGCGCCATGTTCAAGCGCTGCAGGGCCTGCAATCGAGCCTGCCATCTGAAGCCTTTTGGTCGCTCGAGGCACAAGCCCTTTTGCGCGAAAACCGCGACATGCTGCGCATCGAATGGCGCGACACCACACTGAACCTCAAGCAATTGGCCGACTCCACCTTGCGCAGCCCGGTGTTTGAACGTGTGCGCCGCACCGAAACCCTGAGCGAAACCCAGCAAGCCTGTCAGCGTGCACAACGCAGCAGTGGGCCCAACTATTCACGCTCTTATTACCTGCCGCAAACCGATGGTTTGGGCATCGAGGTGATGGACATGTGTTTGCCCAACACCCAAGGCGGCGTGCTGGTGGGCTTCACGGTGGTCACGTATGGCTTGCAAGAGCTCCTTGGCGCCCGCCTGGGCGAAGGCTTTGGTCGCCGCAACGAAATCTCTTTCACCGAACCTGACGGCACCCGCCTGGCCATCACGGGCACCCAAACCCGGGGCTTGCGCGTGTTCACCGCCCAGCAGCTGGTGGACTTGCCGGGCAACACCTTGGTGCTGCGCATGGACGGTCGCCGGGGCGAGCCCGACCTGTTCCCCAACGTGCTGACCGCCTTGGTGACCGGCATGTCGATTGCCTTGGTCACGGTGATGGTCTTGCTGGCCAAAGACTCGCGCCGCCGCCTGAAAGCCGAAAACGACTTGGCCGAGGCACTGGCCTTTCGCAAGGCCATGGAAGACTCGCTGGTGACCGGCCTGCGTGCCCGCGACCTGGAAGGGCGCATCACCTACGTGAACCCGGCCTTTTGCCAAATGGTGGGGCTGACGGCGGAACAACTCACGGGCAAGCTGGCCCCCATGCCCTATTGGCCCCCAGAAATGGTGGACGAATACAAGCAGCGCCAAGCCATCCGGCTGGCGGGCAATGCCCCGCCGCGCGAAGGCTTCGAGTCGGTCTTCATGCGGGCCGATGGCACACGGTTTGAGGTGCTCATCATCGAAGCGCCGCTCATCAGTGGCCAAGGCCAGCAAACCGGCTGGATGGGCGCGGTGATCGACATCAGCGAACAACGGCGCATCGAAGAACTCTCGCGGGCCAGCCAAGAGCGCCTGCAAGCCACCGCCCGCCTGGCCACCGTGGGCGAGATGGCCTCCTTGCTCAGCCACGAGCTGAACCAGCCGCTCGCCGCCATCGCCAGTTATGCCAATGGCTCGCTCAACCTCCTCAAAGACCCCGCCGCCGTGCCGCAAACCCTGGACGATGTGCACATGGCCCTGCGTCGCATTGCCGAGCAAGCCGGGCGAGCGGGCAAGGTCATCAACAGCGTGCACGACTTTGTGCGCCGCCGCGACCAGGCCCGCGAAGCGGTCACGCCTGTGGCCTTGCTCGACGCGATTGCCCCGCTGGTCAACCTGCAAGCCCGCAAACTGCAGGTCAAGGTGCACACCCGCATCGAACCCAAACTGCCCCCGGTCTTGTGTGACCGCACCATGGTCGAGCAGGTGCTGCTGAACCTGGCCCGCAACGGCATGCAGGCCATGGACCAACCCGGCAGCACGGAGCGGGTTCTGGTGCTGCAGGTGCGACGTGCCGCATCGAACGCCGAACACGGCTGGGTGGAGTTTTCGGTCAGTGATGTGGGTGTGGGCATTGGCGAAGACGTGGCCGGGCAGCTGTTCACGCCCTTTTTCACCACCAAGGCCGAAGGCATGGGCTTGGGCCTGAGCCTGTGCCGCACCGTGGTCGAGCAACACGGCGGCCACCTGAGTTTCGAGCCCCTGACGCCCCGGGGCACGGTGTTTCGCTTCACCTTGCCCGCTGTGCTTTTGGATAAGATCACCGCATGA
- a CDS encoding class II aldolase/adducin family protein: MAFEIPSLKDSVHPDEWQLRLDLAACYRLVALYGWSDLVFTHISAKLPESVAGQDHQFLINPYGLMFDEITASSLVKVDMQCNKLHDSPFPVNPAGFVIHSAVHEARPDAGCVLHTHTRAGVAVSAQAHGVLPISQQSTFVLASLAYHGYEGVAIHDEEKLRLQADLGTANYLMLRNHGLLTVGKTIADAFLSMYTFENTCRIQVDALAGQAGPKDLTEVDPQILNGVANAMRVQTGGLGGAFVWPSLLRKLQRESHDYTH; the protein is encoded by the coding sequence ATGGCGTTTGAGATTCCTTCTTTGAAAGACAGCGTTCACCCCGACGAATGGCAGCTGCGGCTGGACTTGGCCGCGTGTTACCGGCTGGTGGCGCTGTACGGTTGGAGCGATCTGGTGTTCACCCACATCAGCGCCAAGTTGCCCGAGTCGGTGGCAGGTCAGGACCATCAGTTTTTGATCAACCCCTACGGCCTGATGTTTGACGAGATCACCGCTTCCAGCCTGGTCAAGGTGGACATGCAGTGCAACAAGCTGCACGACAGCCCCTTTCCGGTGAACCCGGCGGGCTTTGTAATCCACAGCGCGGTGCACGAGGCGCGGCCCGATGCCGGTTGTGTGCTGCACACCCACACCCGAGCGGGCGTGGCCGTGAGCGCTCAGGCGCACGGCGTGCTGCCCATCAGCCAACAAAGCACGTTTGTGCTGGCCTCGCTGGCCTACCATGGCTACGAGGGCGTGGCCATTCACGACGAAGAAAAGCTGCGCCTGCAGGCCGACTTGGGCACCGCCAATTACCTGATGCTGCGCAACCACGGCTTGCTCACCGTGGGCAAAACAATTGCCGACGCGTTCTTGTCGATGTACACCTTCGAGAACACCTGCCGCATCCAGGTCGATGCGCTGGCAGGCCAAGCGGGCCCCAAAGACCTGACGGAGGTGGACCCCCAAATTTTGAACGGCGTGGCCAACGCCATGCGCGTGCAAACCGGTGGTTTGGGCGGCGCGTTTGTTTGGCCTTCGCTACTGCGCAAGCTGCAACGCGAAAGCCACGATTACACCCATTAA
- a CDS encoding IS30 family transposase, which translates to MYKHLSREERYQIHSLLKAKQTISEIARSLGRSRSTISRELSRGRGQRGYRAEQACAKASERAQRSRNARRLDSKVWSDVDFYLGIQWSPEQIAGKVAVSHESVYLYVYANKAAGGDLHTHLRSQKPRRKRHLCGRDRRGQIPNRRPISERPSHIEDRKQVGHWEGDTVIGAAHKQAIVTLVERKSGFAVLAKVPNKSADLVGRAIEGMLKPLSSRVKTLTVDNGKEFADHQAIDQALGIQTYFADPYCSWQRGSNENFNGLLRQYIPKKRRMETVTDEELTMIENRLNHRPRKRLGFKTPHEVFHASLNRVAVRT; encoded by the coding sequence ATGTACAAGCACCTCAGCCGAGAAGAACGATACCAAATTCACAGCCTCTTGAAAGCCAAACAGACCATCAGCGAGATCGCCCGTTCATTGGGCAGGAGCCGCAGCACCATCAGCCGCGAACTCAGCCGTGGCCGCGGTCAGCGTGGCTATCGCGCCGAACAAGCCTGCGCCAAGGCTTCTGAGCGGGCACAGCGAAGCCGTAATGCCCGCCGTTTAGATTCCAAAGTCTGGTCCGATGTGGATTTCTACCTTGGCATTCAATGGAGCCCCGAGCAGATTGCAGGCAAGGTGGCGGTCAGCCATGAGAGCGTCTATTTGTATGTCTATGCGAACAAGGCTGCCGGTGGTGATTTACACACGCACCTGCGTAGCCAAAAGCCTCGGCGCAAACGCCACCTGTGCGGGCGTGATAGACGTGGTCAGATCCCGAACCGCCGCCCGATCAGCGAGAGACCAAGCCACATTGAAGATCGCAAGCAAGTGGGCCACTGGGAAGGTGATACCGTTATTGGCGCGGCTCACAAACAAGCCATCGTGACACTGGTAGAACGCAAGAGTGGCTTTGCTGTGCTGGCCAAAGTGCCCAACAAGTCTGCTGATTTGGTGGGCCGGGCTATTGAAGGCATGCTCAAGCCCCTGAGCTCACGGGTGAAGACCTTGACGGTAGACAACGGCAAGGAGTTTGCCGATCACCAGGCCATCGATCAGGCCCTTGGCATCCAGACTTACTTTGCCGATCCGTATTGCAGCTGGCAGCGCGGCAGCAACGAGAACTTCAATGGTTTGCTGCGCCAATACATTCCCAAGAAACGGCGCATGGAAACTGTCACCGATGAGGAGTTGACTATGATCGAAAACAGATTGAATCACCGGCCCAGAAAGCGGCTGGGATTCAAGACACCCCACGAGGTGTTTCACGCCTCGTTAAACCGTGTTGCAGTTCGTACTTGA
- a CDS encoding response regulator transcription factor has protein sequence MNFTDTPTVFIVDDDASVREGMAWLLRTRRLLSESFDSAEAFLAMVQGHSAGDGAAWQPDPALLQQSACILLDVRMPGMSGLALFEQLLAKGIAQAWPVIFLTGHADVPTAVDSVKRGAFDFCEKPFSDNALVDRVEQALALSQEGLVARQTQQRLQSRLLELTERERDVMGLVVEGLPNKLIADQLDISVRTVEVHRARVFDKMEVKSAVELANLMRQLA, from the coding sequence ATGAATTTCACCGACACGCCCACCGTTTTCATTGTGGATGACGACGCCAGCGTGCGCGAGGGCATGGCCTGGTTGCTGCGCACACGGCGCTTGCTCAGCGAGTCTTTTGACAGCGCCGAAGCTTTCTTGGCCATGGTGCAGGGCCACAGTGCAGGTGACGGCGCTGCTTGGCAACCCGACCCAGCCCTGCTGCAGCAATCGGCCTGCATTTTGCTGGACGTGCGCATGCCCGGCATGAGCGGCCTGGCCTTGTTTGAGCAACTGCTGGCCAAAGGCATAGCGCAAGCCTGGCCCGTGATTTTTTTGACCGGCCACGCCGATGTGCCTACCGCAGTGGACAGCGTCAAACGCGGGGCTTTTGATTTTTGCGAAAAGCCTTTTTCGGACAACGCCCTGGTCGACCGGGTGGAGCAGGCCCTGGCTTTGTCACAAGAGGGCTTGGTGGCCCGACAAACCCAGCAGCGCCTGCAGTCGCGCCTGCTGGAGCTGACCGAGCGCGAACGCGATGTGATGGGCCTGGTGGTGGAAGGCCTGCCCAACAAACTGATCGCCGACCAGCTCGACATCAGCGTGCGCACGGTGGAAGTCCACCGCGCCCGGGTGTTCGACAAGATGGAAGTGAAGTCGGCGGTGGAATTGGCCAACTTGATGCGGCAACTGGCATGA